A stretch of DNA from Triticum dicoccoides isolate Atlit2015 ecotype Zavitan chromosome 2A, WEW_v2.0, whole genome shotgun sequence:
GACCTGCGAGCACACACATGCATCATTTTTAGTGTGCTGAATCTGCTTTGAGAtacattttttatttcattttaCATTGTTTTGAACAAAGACATTGTTTTGTAAAAGCCAACCACCTAAGCGGGCACAATATGCCTACCGTATCTGAGAATCAGTCCATACCATCTTAACCGACAAAATGTACACATTTGATCATGCCACACAGCCAGATGATGCACCTCATGGGCTATTATTTTGATCATTCTTATATTTCTCCCATGAAGAAACTTTTCTAGTATAGCACACATAgctgttattttctgatcttcagtaTGAACTGCTCTGCATTATAATTTATAATTTTTCACAAATGTCATGAATGCTGCACGTATTGTCTTTGTTTGGCATTTCGTTTGCTGGAGAAGCCATGTCTGTCAGAACGAATTATAAAATCCAATGGATATAATAAGCTGATCTGTTTGACAAATGGTTTGATGTTTTGCATTTTTGTTTGAATTTCTAGTCTACATTTCTATTTTCTATACTGTGCCTTCGGTATATACTAAATAGATGATTTAACTGTGGAACATTGCACAAGAGATGGATTTAGCAACAAACATGAAACTTAGATATCCATCATTATTTCTAATGTTTTACATGGCAATCGTGAAATTCAAATGTATGATTGGAACAATAAATTGACATTATGTTTACCTCTTGTCAGCCATCAAGGTCAAGATCATATTTCAGTGAAACACGCTCAAAGGATTCTGATGACATTGTCATTGGTGATGTTAGAGTCACTGAAGAACTCATGGCTTTAGACGTTGCCATTCATCCAAGACATGCAAAGCAAATGAGAGCACATCAATTGGCAGGTTTCCACTTTCTGGTGAAGAATCTAGTCTCTGAAAAACCAGGAGGTTGCATTCTAGCTCATGCCCCTGGTTCGGGGAAAACATTTATGCTGATTAGTTTCATTCAGAGCTTCTTGGCAAAGTACCCCTGTTCAAGGCCCCTTGTTATACTTCCTAAAGGCATATTAGGTACATGGAAGAGGGAGTTTCAACGGTGGCAAGTGGAGGATATACCACTGTATGACTTTTATTCTGTCAAGGCTGAGAAGAGAGCAGAGCAGTTGGAAATCCTCAAATCTTGGCAAGCCAAACTGAGCATCCTATTTCTTGGATACAAGCAGTTTTCTCAGATCGTTTGCAGTGATGGTGGTGGCAACGTCGCAGCTGCGTGCCGGGACGTGTTGCTTAAGGTCCCTAGCCTACTTATAATGGATGAGGGCCATACACCTAGGAATCGGGAGACTGATGTGCTAGAATCATTGAGCAGAGTCCTAACTCCACGTAAGGTGGTCCTATCTGGTACACTTTTCCAGAATCATGTCAGTGAAGTGTTCAACATCTTGAACCTTGTGCGCCCAAAGTTTCTCAAGTCGGACTCATCTCGTCCTATTGTTAAACGTATAATGAGTCAAGTAGCAATATCAGGtggcagaatttcaaaaggggctgcTGATAATGCATTCACTGAGTCAATAGAAGAGACCCTGCTGCATGATGATAACTTCACGAGAAAAGCACATGTCATTAGAAGTCTCAGAGAACTAACAAAAGATGTGCTTCATTACTACAAGGGTGACATCTTAGATGAACTACCTGGCCTATTAGACTTCAGCGTCTTCTTGAAACTCAGTCCCAAGCAGAAAGAAATCGTTCATAAGTTGGAATCCTATGAGAAGTTCAAACGAAGCGCCGTAGGAACTGCAGTGTACATGCATCCTTGTCTATCAGGAATGTCAGAAGTTGACGCTGCAGATAGGGCTATCAACCTGACAGATGCAAGCATTGATAGTTTGGTCGAGTCTATCAACGTGACAGATGGTGTGAAGGCCAGGTTTTTCACTAACATCCTGGCGCTTGCGAATTCTGCAGGAGAGAAGGTGCTTGCTTTTGGTCAGTACATACTACCCATGAAATTTTTGGAGAGGCTATTGGTGAAGACAAGGGGCTGGAATGTAGGGaaggagatctttgtgatcaatggCGATACTAGTCAAGAAGAGAGAGAACTGGCCATGGACCAGTTTAACAACTCTGCTGATGCAAAAGTTCTGTTTGGCTCTATCAGGGCGTGCGGGGAGGGCATCTCCCTCGTGGGCGCATCAAGAGTTGTCATTCTAGATGTTCACTTGAACCCCTCTGTTACTCGTCAAGCAATCGGGCGGGCTTTCAGGCCTGGGCAGCAGAAGAAAGTGTTCGTGTACAGGCTCGTGGCCGCCGACTCTCAAGAGGAAAGCTTCCATCAAACCGCATTCAAGAAAGAAGTCATACCGAAGCTGTGGTTTGAATGGAGTGAGCAGCACTGCACGTCGGACGACTTCCGGCTGAACAAAGTCGATATCGATGACTGTGAAGACGAGCTGCTGGACAACAAAGCGATGCGGCAGGATATCAAGGTCTTGTACAAAAGGTGAAAGCAGGTTGGCCGCTGTGCGCCATGTACATATGCATTGTCGATCTTTCGAGGTCGGCATTGCTCTGAATGAAGTAAGCGTCCTCTAGAAATCATTTTCCGCATGATGATACCTGTTTCTCCTTGTTTTTTCACGTGATTTTACGACCGTTTGTTTTTCTGCTGCAGGGTGTTGCAGCTGCTCCGTCGTGGTGGAAACGCCAAGCCAAGGGTTTGCTGCCAGCAAGGGTTTTCTGCTGCCTGTGTCATTGCCCCCACCTATGTGTATCCATCCGGTGACCTGTTTAGTAGTATGTGCCGACGACTTTGGACGGAAATTAGCTAGGGAACTGATCCTCGACGTGTTTCTTGTTCAAGACTTCCAGGGCTAGCAGTTATGTTTGTTTATTTTTACCTTTTCGCGAAACAATAATGTCCAAATAATATGTTACTGTACTTGATGCCGCCCTTGGGCTGCACTCTGTTATCTAGGGTAAAAACCGACAAGTGTTTGCTGCGGACAGAAAGCGCAGGTACTCTTTTTGCTTGCTTGGGTGCATGACTGAATGGTGGGCTATCAGGGGTGCCCCTCAGGGCCTCTCATGCTGTCCATTGCTGTTGTTTGGAGTGAGCGGTATGTGTGGGTTTGCTGTGTGTTTGGTTATATTGGGCTTGTGTGTTGGTCTGGTTGGTGGTGTGTTTACCTGCTCTTGTGAGTGGGGCCCTGTGTCACTGATGTTTCTGAACCTGATGTTATGCCATATCTCTCTGATGAGATGGATGGCCAAGTGAATACCATCATCATCACGATGCACCCATGAAACCAGAAGTTTATTTCCCTTCGATGAATCTTGTGCTGGCCTAGAGATGTTGTAATATCGTTATATGGCTGCCCATGATCCGGCTTTCTATATTTTGTGGGTATGGCATTCTTTTTTTGTACTAAACACAAAAACAATCTGTGTTAAGTAGACGGTGTTGTGTTCAGTCACCAAGCTATAATGGAATTACATGATTCACGTGAGCATTTCTTTATCAGCATAGAGGCCGTCCCGTGTGGCCCTGGccctttttgttgttgttgcaaagATCGGgaactctttttttttgcgggtgaaagaTCGGGAACTTTATTGATCAGTTAATAGTGTTACAATTCTGCAACCACAAGTCGGTTGAATGCTCCCTCCTCGAATGTATAGCTAAGAAATCTGCAACCTATTTTTTGAGTATGACTAATCTTTACCAGCTTCAGCTCCGTTCTTCCCTAATAAGCTCCTTCACACCTTCCATGATATATAGCTGTAGGCGCTACCAACATATTGCGTTGTTTGTCCCGTGTGGCCTTGGCCTTGTGCTGCGCTGATTCATGAGCAGCTCCTTGAGGGCCAAAGAAAATAAAAGGCATTGTCGATATCATATTGGGAATTTGCTCTTCTAAAAGCATGCACTATGCGGTCAAAATCACTGTTTTAACCCTTTTTGGAAAGTTCAGCATGAGATGACCTCTATTGGAAACTTTAACACGATCTAACCCCTTTTAGCAACACCAACGAGTTGGCATTGCCGTCACAATACGTAACACCATGGTTCATGGCGTTGCTACCTTCTACCACACCGTAACATCATGGGTCGTAGCGTTGCTACCTTGGCCGACACCAACAACTAGTTGTGCAGTGCCGAGCAACGCCAGGGACCGTGGCGTTGCACATGAAAACAACACCAAAGACATTAGCATAATAGCATTGGACAATGAAGCAGCAACACATTGGACTTTGGAGTTGTATAGAAGGGATTAGTTTTCAACATGGGTCATTTTGACAGTTATTTTGGCCGTGGCGGGAAAATACCCAACTGGTTTACACTTTTTAAGTTGGCGCCAGCTATGTCGGCCTGACAGGTCTGCTTAGAAAATCAAGGGAACTGTTAAATTGTGTAAAATATGACACATTGTAACAACTTGGGGGTAAAATATGACAGAAAGTTTTAAATGCAGTAAACATTTCCCAATTTCATAAACAGGGGGTAAAAAAATAAATTCACCATGACATGTAAGGTGATATTTTCATGAACTACACGGAAACCTATCAAAATGGCTACACCTTCAAGACAAAGGAGTACTTAATGTAAACCTATCCAAATAATCGCGTTTAACTAACTAGGGAGTACATCAGACCATTTATATAAAAAAATCCAAAAGAAAACACCCCAAACTTTGTAGTACCAGTGAATTACTGTGCGCTCAATGGCAGAGACAGTGGGGACTGACAGGAGCCATGGCTCCCCCCATGAATCCTATACCTGTGTATATACTAGtgtcaaaaatcatcttatattaagttacggagggagtatatgcttgtTTAATGTTTCAATCTCTCAGATTTAAGGGAAAAACATGTATTAGTGTGATTTGGCCTCTGTTATCAAAAGTTTGAGCCATTTGGGCCCCCTCATCTAtgatcatggctccgccactgctgtGACTCAAAAGAAGTTGGCAAGCCAAATCACATAGAGTACATAGTAATGCTTTAGGTTTGTGCAATAGGTTGCATCACCAAAGACACCAAATCCTGTCCCTGGATTCTGTTTGGAATCAGCATATCGCAGCACCCTAATTCCCGAGCAGTATGATCATTCCTTTTTCAGAAATAACCTTCATTAGCAGGATGAACGCCTACAAATGTGGTATAAAGGGGGTAAGAGAGATTTAAAGAACACATGCTGCATCAAGTGGATGACAATATATATGGATGTGTAGATAACGGATGTCGATAAAAGTCAACCATTACAAGGAAATCACGTTCTAGTTATAGAGTAAGGCTATAGCCTATACGTGAGTGGACCATGCTAGTCAGTACTCCcttcgttcataaatataagatgttttggatatttcaatatggactacatacggactgaaataagtgaacaaacacactaaaacgtgtctatatacatccgattcagaaaaaagttagaacatcttatatttgtgaatggagggagtatacagGAAGGGTACTGCAGCGACCAACAAATTGCATGTTGCCACCTTTTACCATTTGTTTCTTTTagaaacttttttttaaaataaccCGGAAAAGCAGGAGAGGCTCCCGCGGTAAATTTTCTATTGAGTTATGGGGGGAAATTGCATAAGTATGTACAAGAACCTTTTAATATTTGATAATAGTGATGATATGACCATATGGTTCAAACAAAAAAAGCAAATCAAAAGGCAAATGAAACAACTTACCAGTTAGTCTAAAGTTGATCATAAATTCATAATACTGAATTAGCCAACTGCCAAACAAAACACTGCTTAACAAACTAGCTTGCACATGTTTCTTCAGCAGACACTGCGATCTCAAAGTTTGGCCACCAAATTATTTGCCTTCCTTTTGGCATATTCATGAATGACCGTAGCTGTGCTCTCTCGATGACGCAGATAGAACTCTGCCAGCAATATTCTATTTTCTTCAGACGTGAGATCGCCATTCTGACCCTGTAATTGAAACTGGAGATAAGATGCTGCAAATTTACAAAGGGCTTACAAGCAGTTGTGTGGTCATCAATTCCCTTACTTGAAGGTAACTAAGCAGCATGGTCAGAGAAAATAAATGCATGAAAGCACAAATGCAATTTCTGTATTTTTCAACGCAGAAGATGGTCATACAATCTTTTAAGTTTATTAATGAGCTGAAACTTAATGGCGCCCGTGACAATTCAAATCACTCTGATACACACCGTCAATCATCTAGATTGAAAAGGTTGTTACATGTTTGTAGGTGAGTTTGGAGTTTAGGTCAAACCATAAGTACAAACTGAATTTGGTGGTCATGCTTTGTGCTAATAAATTTAGTAGCAACACTTGAGACTTGCTATGTCTAGCTAGAGGTACGTGGCTTACTCACAAGCCTGCTAAGAAGCCAGCTTATCCAGTTTATAATCTATAAACCCATTAAGCTGGTATACGAGATGAGATGCATAAACCATCAGGTGGATCTAATTAACTCTAGAGACTGCACTACAGCCTCTGCTACCTCCAATTATCTCAAATGAGTGAATCAAATTTAGGACTATATACAACTAAAAAATAACTAACAGTATGGTCCTAGTTTAAGTTAATGATGGTGACCGAAACAAACTTAAGATGAGTCAAACATGTTCTTATTGATGCGCAAATGGCGATGTATACTATAATCGTCATAAGAATCCATCAAATGTAAAAGTTGGAATCAAAATAGGTGGTGGCGGGTGCTTTCTCGTTAGAAGGTGATTGTAATTCTGAAGCAGCCTTAACGATGGCAGGCGGAAATTTAATGTTTGGCCGTATCAAGTCTTATTTCAACTTAAGAAGTCTTCACAATGGAAAAAAATGTACTTACAAGGCGAGAAACTCTATCATAAACAGCATGGTGCATAAGGATTCCAGCTGCAACAGATACATTAAAAGAATCCACCATGCCTTTCATTGGAACACTACAGTGCATGTCCGACAACTTCAGAGCGACGTCGCTAATACCCCTGTCACAGAATAATTACTTAATATCCACCCTTAACTGTACAATGAAACATCAACGTACCGATAGCCTTGCAAAGACTTTGCTAAAAAAATGCCTAAACTCATGCGTAAACTTTTCAAAGCATTAACCCACGGTATTCTTTACATGATAACAGCTATGGATATTCTAGTTTATAACCCAAGAGCAACAAAAATAATCTATCTGTATAACACATGCCAAAATAGTATACTTCATTTAGTTGCTGTGTTACAGCTACTCTATTCGCCAAGGAACATGTGCAAATCCTCTTGCAACAGGAGATATTCAAATACCTCACCAGAAAGCTGTAAATAGATCTAAGATTACAAATATTTCTTGCATTAGTAAACAGGTTCCATGCAGATACATTAGAAAGCAAGTAGAAAGCACGAATGCAGGAACAGGAAACTTATTACAGCATAACTGTGGCAAAAGATGCATAGCTGGAGAGAAGGGAGAGAACCTACATAGTCTCATTGCCCACAACGATAGCCGTTGGATGAGACCAATCCATGTCATACACAGAAACCTACAAATCCATCAAGAATATAATTATTTCCTCACacatttcaactttcaactattcaGAGCATCATAAAAACATCTTTTGATGAGAAGCGCAATCCTGATGAATCATAATAAATAAAGAAATAAGGAAAAGTTATTAAGAATATGGGCAATGTAATATCACATATTTTTATTTCACAAACCTACTATAGGCAGAAGTCACTGATGTCTTCTAGAATGTTTAGGTGAGACAGTAAAATAGACCctcaattttaattttaatattcaCCAGTAATCTATTACAATTTATATTATGTGTGCAAATAGATGATTATCGCAAATTCACAATCATTCGGCAATCGACTGTCAACAATTTTTCTGTATGGATGGTTGGACCATGCACCACAGACATACTACAAATTCAAGGCATTTACCATATATCTAGAACAAACGCGTCTCCTCTATTTAACTAGCTGCAAAATTTTCTTGTTTCCCTTTGCAAACCAAAACACTTTGTGACAGCAAACAACAAATCACAATGCATTAACTGAGATGGAAACCGCAAAGTCTGTGTTTATAGATTTCCTAAAGTATATCCATACTGTAAGATCAAATGAGCGAGAGCAAGAGACTACCGAATCACTTCCCAAACTAGTACATGCAATGCGATAACCACGCTTTTTCAAAGCATCAAAACATTCTGCAGGTGAGCTCCATAGCTCGATGTCAAGCCATTTCTCGGCACCCATGCTCACGTGCCTGTTGTCTCTATACCTGCAATAGTCAAGAGGCATCTTCATTGACAATATACTAACTTCTATTGATTTATAACTAACTTCTATTCATTTATACTAATAAACTAACATATATTGTGTTAAAGGATGTGAAACCTATGAATTGATACAGATAATGAATACATAATTATGTGGAGTTCTTGATGCATAGCCTCGAAAAAATTATCGGTACACCAAATCAATGTAACATGCTAGAAACTAATATTAAGTGGTACAAGATATTTATTCTTCAGTGGAATTCTTCACGTTCATCCGAGTTAACAGCTAAGGAGTAGAAGTACTACTCCAGTTGCCAATTGGCAACCATAAACATGGCTGGCCATTGTCTTCGTGTGGGATTATTTTTCAACAATTATACAGTGCGACGGAAACCATATCTTTCTGACTGTTTTCCCAGAAATTTGTGTGGTTCAAGCTAATCTTCTAATGAAACAAACAAAATAAAGTGCACAATCCAAAAACTAAGTGTCGACTATTTTTCTCCTCAAATAAGTCCACACAAGAATACCATCTCACATAAACTACTGATTGGAGAGTAAAGGAGCAAATTAACCGCAAAATACACTCTGGAAAGCATTTCATGAGGATTGAGCCTAACCCATTCAATCCCAAAATAGTGCCGAAGTTTAGATCAGTTAGAGTCATAGACTCACAATATTTCAGCTGATTTGGCAAGTAATCGTCAAGTAAATACCGAGATACTAGCATTTTGGGTTCCTTTTCACCTCAGCACCTTTTGTTGTCCTCGCAGGAGATGACGTGCACGGACTGCACGCCGAGCGCGTCGGCGGAGCGGAACGCCGCGGAGACGTTCCCAAAGTCGGTGAGGCCCTCGACGACCAGGCAGACGGCGTAGCTCCTGCTCTGGACGGCGCGGCGGATCCGGTCCCGCCGCGGCTCGAGGATGTACGGCTCCAGCACGTCCACCACCTCCTGGCTGGTCACCTCCACGCCCCCCGCTCCCCGGAACGCGTCCAGGTAAGGGAACCAcctgccccgccccgccgccgggcCGTCGGCGTCGGCGCGGCGCTGCATCTTCATGAGCCGGCCCATCCGACCGCCGCCCGGGGAGGTGGGCTTTGGGGCGAGGAGATGCTCGACGGTGTCGACGCCCTCGTAGGGGTCGGCGTCCGCGTCCGCGTCCGCATCAGGGGCGGGGGCAGCGGCGGTGGAGAGGGTGGaggcgcggaggagatgcccggaggTGAGGTGGAGGCCGAGGAGGCGGAGGGGAGGGTGCCGGGGTCTGGAGCGCGCCGGGAAGGGGGCGAAGGCGGAGGCCAGCGAGGAGAAGGATAGCGTTCTAGAGGCCATTGCTGCGTGGGGTGCTTGTTTCAGGTTTTGGTTGAGGGTTCTGATCCCTGAACCGAGACGCGAACGGGAAGAAGATCAAGCCTCCTGTGAGGCTGCAAAGCATGAGAAATTGAGAATCAAACCTGGCCAGATGGGCCGACCTGGGCTAAACATGCCTGCACGGCACATATACTATATGGGCCGTGCCATGATGGCCCGCGTGCCCTTAGGCCCAGACAAGGCCCCTATATTAAATGGGCCGGGCAGGTGACATATTTGGCCCGCTGGCCCGCGTATTATTAAATCTATTGGGCTGTTTTGGGCCTAGTCAGACTATTGGgctgtaaaaaataaaaaaataaaaaacaattaaCAGGTCGTGTCGTGCTGGCACACAGGCCTGGCCCCGCAGCCCAACATGGTCCAAGGTATGTTGCGtgcatttctcaaaaaaaaaagtatGTTGCATGTCGGTACAACCCGTTTATGAGCATGCGTGCTCACAGCCGACACGTGGTCCACGGCCCATCTGGCCAGCTATACATGAGATCGTCGATCGATTGATGCTTCCACACGGACGACCAGGATACGACCAGGATGAACGCATCCGCTCGCATTTTGAGAGAGGCAACATGTGCTCGACCCCCGATACTCCTAAATTTGCGACACAACAATTTCACCTAAAAGTTACATCTCTATTCCTAAAAGGGAGTTGTAGTCTCTCCTCATCGGTTTATTTTTGCCTccactcccaccaccccctcccattaGTTTATTTTCGCCTCACCTCACACCACCCCCTCACATGATTTTCTTCTCCCCATTAAAGAGGGAGATCTTGTTTCGTGCTTGTTTTGATAGGTGTTGATTCAATTTAGAAATCGTATCATAAATGTGAGATCACCTTCTTAAAAAACAGACAAGATTTTTTTCAATAACCTTGCAAAACAAAATCAGATATTCCTCAATGTGTTGCCATttattattatcattatctctACTATTCAAATGACAACCACAACTTTCGAAATATAATAAAAATAACATTTTTTATCTTACCAAATCACATATATCTCTACTATTAAGGGGAGTTGGTAGGCCGGTACACACAGTTTATTTTCGCCTTCACCTCCCACCACCACCCCTCTATGCTAGTTTTTTCTTCCTTGCATGCTCCCACCTCCGTGGCGGCAGGCGGGTCGTTGGACCGCCACATACAGGTGTTCGTGGACGCAGTCATAGCAACGCAGGGCATTCTACTAGTAAATTTAAGGGGGGGGAAATGATGATGCTGATACAATGTGTATGAATCATGTCATAGAATTCATATCTGAATTTGAAACACCATATATAAAGAAACTACAAATCTAGCTATGAATAGTGAATATGTCTGGTTAGACATTAATGTGAATTCGGTCTATTTAACACTACCAATTTTAAATTTGCGTTGCAAACTGAGAGATGGTTAGGTTCCTTGTGGTGGACATAACCCACTAGGGTTCTAAGCTATAGACTTAGCATTGGTGCTCGCATTTCCCTGAATTTGTTTTAGGCTTTCCGGTGAGTTTGTTTAGTGGGAGAAGATGTTACCGTCGACAACGAGATGTCCGTTGCGATTTCGTCAATCTCAGCACGTTGTGTCGACTTAATATTTCGAATGTGCTCATACATCCACAATGATGAGTGTATACTTGCACCTTgttcaaaagaagaagaaaatgaatttGCATTTCTTTTTCTACATATTGAGTTGAGCtccaaatttttagtccacaatttATAGCAATATTTTGGTGAGTCATGCATCGAAGTACTCCAATTCGTGGGAGTAACTGTGTATGTACCGTGTTAATAAATGTGTGGGGGTAACATATGCATCCCCATTCTAACAAGGTAACAATATTCATCAATGCAAATGAATATTTCATTTAGGTGAAGCACCGCGTATTCCATTAATTGGGCATGACGAGATCAATGGTCACCGAACATGCTACATCAACGGGAAGTATCCCAACCACAATGAACTCATGCCATGAGTTGAATTCATACAACCTTGAGGAAGGCACATATGTCATCTTATTATAGACTTGCAGCAATACTATTGTGGTCATCTTGATGCGGTGGAGGAGTTGCGCGGCGGCAAGGTCCATGTGGCAACAATGATAGACATCGGGCAGCCTAGCTCGGTGATCCTTCGTGGTGCCAGCGTTGAATAGTTCTTCGTCATGGATTGTTCTTAGATCCGAAGCCACCCTTGTTTCTGGCATGTGGTTGTTCACTTCCCTCGGATATTCTTGTGGCTTCTCATTGCCTTTGTAGTGGCTTTGTCGGCGGTTGCTTGCAATGAAGCATGAGTTGCTTGCTCAGGAAAAAGTGATGATGATGACGCCAACAAGCAACCTCAAAGATTTTTCATTGCAGTGATGCGTGATGCTTTTTGTGCCAAATCAGCGGGTTGTAGCAGTATTTGCACCTTTTTCGCTAACTAACTAGGCAACTATATTCTTAATCAACAAAAATGACAAGTATTTTGTGTAATTTTAAAGAAGACAAAATGACTTAGGAAGAA
This window harbors:
- the LOC119353922 gene encoding tRNA (guanosine(18)-2'-O)-methyltransferase-like, encoding MASRTLSFSSLASAFAPFPARSRPRHPPLRLLGLHLTSGHLLRASTLSTAAAPAPDADADADADPYEGVDTVEHLLAPKPTSPGGGRMGRLMKMQRRADADGPAAGRGRWFPYLDAFRGAGGVEVTSQEVVDVLEPYILEPRRDRIRRAVQSRSYAVCLVVEGLTDFGNVSAAFRSADALGVQSVHVISCEDNKRYRDNRHVSMGAEKWLDIELWSSPAECFDALKKRGYRIACTSLGSDSVSVYDMDWSHPTAIVVGNETMGISDVALKLSDMHCSVPMKGMVDSFNVSVAAGILMHHAVYDRVSRLGQNGDLTSEENRILLAEFYLRHRESTATVIHEYAKRKANNLVAKL